One stretch of Hypanus sabinus isolate sHypSab1 chromosome 29, sHypSab1.hap1, whole genome shotgun sequence DNA includes these proteins:
- the LOC132382857 gene encoding uncharacterized protein LOC132382857, protein MAQFRVSQFRCHSSGCHSTEVTAQGVTVQKSQFRVSRYRSHSSGCHGTEVTVQGVTVQMSQFRVSQFGVSQFRVSQYRSHSSGCHGTDITVQGVTVQMSQFRVSQFGVSQYRWHSTGCHSTGCHKTAWHSTGCDSSGCHSSWCHSTDVTVQGVTVQVSQYGVSQFRISQFRVSQYRCHSSGVAVQGGTVQLSQFRVSQYKCHSSGVTVWGCHSSEYHSTRCHSSGCHSTDVTVQSVTVQMSQFRVSQYRCHSSGCHSTGCHRSGCHSTGWHSTGCHSTGWHSTGCHSTGWHSTMCHSIDGIVQVVQCCANFLVYSLIKLTFPVHITLQFSFICEPISESVNCL, encoded by the exons ATGGCACAGTTCAGGGTGTCACAGTTCAGGTGTCACAGTTCAGGGTGTCACAGTACAGAAGTCACAGCTCAGGGTGTCACGGTACAGAAGTCACAGTTCAGGGTGTCACGGTACAGAAGTCACAGTTCAGGGTGTCACGGTACAGAAGTCACAGTTCAGGGTGTCACAGTACAGATGTCACAGTTCAGGGTGTCacagttcggggtgtcacagttcAGGGTGTCACAGTACAGAAGTCACAGTTCAGGGTGTCACGGTACAGATATCACAGTTCAGGGTGTCACAGTACAGATGTCACAGTTCAGGGTGTCACAGTTTGGGGTGTCACAGTACAGATGGCACAGTACGGGGTGTCACAGTACGGGGTGTCACAAAACAGCGTGGCACAGTACAGGGTGTGACAGTTCAGGGTGTCACAGTTCATGGTGTCACAGTACAGATGTCACAGTTCAGGGTGTCACAGTTCAGGTGTCACAGTACGGGGTGTCACAGTTCAGAATATCACAGTTCAGGGTGTCACAATACAGATGTCACAGTTCAGGTGTCGCAGTTCAGGGTGGCACAGTTCAGCTGTCACAGTTCAGAGTGTCACAGTACAAATGTCACAGTTCAGGTGTCACAGTATGGGGGTGTCACAGTTCAGAATATCACAGTACAAGGTGTCACAGTTCAGGGTGTCACAGTACAGATGTCACAGTTCAGAGTGTCACAGTACAAATGTCACAGTTCAG GGTGTCACAGTACAGATGTCACAGTTCAGGGTGTCACAGTACGGGGTGTCACAGATCAGGGTGTCACAGTACGGGGTGGCACAGTACAGGGTGTCACAGTACGGGGTGGCACAGTACAGGGTGTCACAGTACGGGGTGGCACAGTACAATGTGTCACAGTATAGATGGCATAGTTCAGGTggtacaatgttgtgccaactttttggTCTATTCCCTGATCAAGCTAACCTTTCCCGTCCACATaaccctccaattttctttcatctgtgAGCCTATTTCAGAGTCTGTTaattgtctctaa